From a region of the Candidatus Methylomirabilota bacterium genome:
- a CDS encoding ABC transporter substrate-binding protein encodes MDPHRRIVMVLMAAVLILGVAQEVAAQPAPAGEAVMAWHVTIAPTWFDPSTAPPQITPFGILYALHDALVRPLPGQKMGNSLAESWTESPDGRVYEFKLRRGLKFHNGDPVTAEDAKFSFERYQGAGAKELRARVQRVEVLDPLTVRFHLKEPWPDFMTFYGTTATAAGIVVPKKYMEQVGDDGFRKHPIGAGPYKFVSHTPGVDVVLEAYTGYWRRVPNVKRLIMKSVAEGTTRLAMLKKGEADIGYAFDGPEAEDVKRDPRLTLVPSRHASIYWIEFADQWDPKSPWNDKRLRLAVNYALNRQAINEAACVGLCPPAGVIVPRVMDFALQAEPWPYDPQKAKRLLAEAGYPNGFDAGDFVPIPPFFTVAEAAVNYLNAVGIRVKMRPVERATFYAAWREKKLRGLFLTAVGNSGNAASRVEAFIYSKGSYAYGGYPDIDELFLQQARERDPARREALLHRIQQLTIDRAMFAPIMDLRALMGVGPRVTEHTITSIPMSPFPSYEDMRLKGP; translated from the coding sequence ATGGACCCCCATCGACGCATCGTAATGGTGCTCATGGCAGCCGTGCTGATCCTGGGCGTGGCCCAAGAAGTCGCCGCTCAGCCGGCCCCTGCGGGAGAGGCGGTGATGGCCTGGCATGTCACCATCGCCCCCACCTGGTTCGACCCGTCCACCGCTCCGCCGCAGATCACGCCCTTCGGGATCCTCTATGCCCTCCACGACGCTCTGGTCCGCCCGCTGCCGGGGCAGAAGATGGGCAACAGCCTGGCGGAGTCGTGGACGGAGAGCCCGGACGGGCGCGTGTACGAGTTCAAGCTGCGCCGCGGACTCAAGTTCCACAACGGCGACCCCGTCACCGCCGAGGACGCGAAGTTCAGCTTCGAGCGCTACCAGGGGGCGGGCGCCAAGGAGCTGCGCGCGCGCGTCCAGCGGGTCGAGGTCCTCGATCCCCTCACGGTGCGCTTCCATCTGAAGGAGCCCTGGCCGGACTTCATGACCTTCTACGGGACCACGGCCACGGCCGCCGGGATCGTCGTCCCCAAGAAATATATGGAGCAGGTCGGTGACGACGGCTTCCGGAAGCATCCCATCGGCGCCGGCCCGTACAAGTTCGTGAGCCATACGCCCGGCGTGGACGTGGTGCTGGAGGCCTACACGGGGTACTGGCGGCGTGTGCCTAATGTCAAGCGGCTGATCATGAAGAGCGTCGCCGAAGGCACCACCCGCCTGGCGATGCTGAAGAAGGGAGAGGCGGACATCGGCTATGCCTTCGATGGCCCCGAGGCGGAGGACGTGAAGCGGGACCCGCGCCTGACGCTCGTCCCCTCGCGGCACGCGTCCATCTATTGGATCGAGTTCGCCGACCAGTGGGATCCCAAGTCCCCCTGGAACGATAAGCGCCTGCGCCTGGCGGTCAATTACGCGCTGAATCGCCAGGCGATCAACGAGGCCGCTTGTGTGGGCCTGTGCCCGCCGGCCGGCGTCATCGTGCCCCGCGTCATGGACTTCGCCTTGCAGGCCGAGCCTTGGCCCTACGACCCCCAAAAGGCCAAGCGGCTGCTCGCCGAGGCCGGCTATCCCAATGGCTTCGACGCCGGGGACTTCGTGCCGATTCCCCCGTTCTTCACGGTGGCGGAGGCCGCGGTGAACTATCTGAACGCGGTGGGGATCCGGGTGAAGATGCGGCCGGTGGAGCGCGCGACCTTCTACGCCGCCTGGCGGGAGAAAAAGCTCCGCGGGCTGTTCCTCACCGCCGTGGGGAACTCGGGCAACGCCGCCAGCCGCGTCGAAGCCTTCATTTACTCCAAGGGCAGCTACGCCTACGGGGGCTATCCCGACATCGACGAGTTGTTCCTGCAGCAGGCGCGGGAGCGGGATCCGGCCAGGCGCGAAGCCCTGCTCCATCGCATCCAGCAGCTCACCATCGACCGGGCGATGTTCGCGCCCATCATGGACCTGCGCGCCCTCATGGGAGTGGGGCCGCGCGTGACCGAGCACACGATCACCTCGATCCCCATGAGCCCGTTCCCCTCCTATGAGGACATGAGGCTCAAGGGGCCCTAG
- a CDS encoding ABC transporter substrate-binding protein, with amino-acid sequence MGPHRRVVLVLVAALLTLAPGAAGQTVPAGEVVIAWHVTIAPAWFDPSTAPPQITPFGMLYALHDALVRPLPGQKVGNSLAESWTESPDGRVYEFKLRRGLKFHNGDPVTAEDVKFSFERYQGAGAKELRSRVQRVEIVDPLTARFHLKEPWPDFMTFYGTTATAAGIVVPKKYLTQVGDDGFRKHPIGAGPYRFVSHKPGIEVVLEAYTGYWRKVPNVKRLILKSVPETTTRVAMLKNGEADLANALDGEDAENARRDPRLQLMPSKHASMYWIEFADQWDPKSPWHDKRLRLAVNYALDRQAINEAACLGFCPPAGVIVPRVMDYALQAAPLPYDPRKAKQLLAEAGYPNGLDAGDFVPIPPFFAVAEAAVNYLNAVGIRVKMRPMERAAFYAAWREKKLRGLFLVAAGNSGNAASRVEAFMYSKGSYAYGGYPDIDDLFQQQARERDPAKREALLYRIQQLTIERVMFAPIMDYRTLRGVGPRLAEPALDSVHLFPYPAYEDMRLKGQ; translated from the coding sequence ATGGGCCCACATCGTCGCGTCGTCCTGGTGCTCGTAGCCGCCCTGCTGACCCTGGCCCCCGGGGCTGCCGGCCAGACGGTCCCTGCCGGCGAGGTGGTCATCGCCTGGCATGTCACCATCGCCCCGGCCTGGTTCGACCCGTCCACCGCCCCGCCCCAGATCACCCCCTTCGGGATGCTGTATGCCCTCCACGATGCCCTGGTCCGCCCGCTGCCGGGACAGAAGGTGGGCAACAGCCTGGCGGAGTCGTGGACGGAGAGCCCGGACGGGCGCGTGTACGAGTTCAAGCTGCGCCGCGGGCTCAAGTTTCACAACGGCGATCCTGTCACCGCCGAGGACGTGAAGTTCAGTTTCGAGCGTTACCAGGGGGCGGGGGCGAAGGAACTGCGATCGCGTGTCCAGCGGGTGGAGATCGTCGACCCTCTGACGGCGCGCTTCCATCTGAAGGAGCCCTGGCCGGACTTCATGACCTTCTACGGGACCACGGCCACGGCCGCCGGGATCGTCGTGCCCAAGAAGTACCTCACGCAGGTCGGGGACGACGGCTTCAGGAAGCATCCGATTGGCGCTGGCCCTTACCGCTTCGTGAGCCACAAGCCCGGCATCGAGGTGGTGCTGGAGGCCTACACGGGGTACTGGCGGAAGGTGCCCAACGTCAAGCGGCTCATCCTGAAATCCGTCCCCGAAACAACCACGCGCGTGGCGATGCTAAAGAACGGCGAGGCCGACCTCGCCAACGCCCTGGACGGCGAGGATGCCGAGAACGCGAGACGGGACCCGCGCCTCCAGCTGATGCCCTCCAAGCATGCGTCCATGTACTGGATCGAGTTCGCCGACCAGTGGGATCCCAAGTCCCCGTGGCACGACAAGCGCCTGCGGCTCGCGGTCAATTACGCACTGGATCGCCAAGCGATCAACGAGGCCGCCTGTCTCGGTTTCTGCCCGCCGGCCGGGGTCATCGTGCCCCGCGTCATGGACTACGCTCTCCAGGCCGCGCCCCTACCCTACGACCCGCGGAAGGCGAAGCAACTGCTCGCGGAGGCCGGCTATCCGAACGGTCTCGACGCCGGGGACTTCGTGCCGATTCCCCCGTTCTTCGCGGTGGCAGAGGCGGCGGTGAACTACCTGAACGCCGTGGGGATCCGGGTGAAGATGCGGCCGATGGAGCGCGCGGCCTTTTACGCCGCCTGGCGTGAGAAGAAGCTGCGCGGGCTGTTCCTCGTTGCCGCGGGGAACTCCGGCAATGCGGCGAGCCGCGTCGAGGCGTTCATGTACTCCAAGGGAAGCTACGCCTACGGGGGCTATCCCGACATCGACGACCTGTTCCAGCAGCAGGCCCGGGAGCGGGATCCGGCCAAGCGCGAAGCCTTGCTCTATCGCATCCAGCAGCTCACGATCGAGCGGGTGATGTTCGCGCCGATCATGGATTACCGCACCCTGAGAGGAGTCGGGCCGCGGCTGGCCGAGCCCGCGCTGGACTCGGTGCATTTGTTCCCCTACCCGGCGTACGAGGACATGCGGCTCAAGGGCCAGTAA
- a CDS encoding ABC transporter substrate-binding protein, producing MAPRIRRQGTLVTFVLLLVLVAAVVVATRAAVQAAETPRRGGVLLAVLGADAPSLDPHQESTFANIQLVAPLYSLLLQIDPYNYPKIIGDAASEWKIAPDGLTYTFKIRQGVKFHDGSPLTAADVKATYDKIVFPPQGVRSIRKNAYSAVERIEAPDPSTAVFKLKFPSASLLDNLASPWNVIFPKKYLDKDPNYFKTNVVGSGPFKLKNYTRGAAFEGVRNPDYFVKDRPYLDGYKFFISPETSVRAAAIRSGRAYVEFRDLPNAEVEAIKKQLGDKVVVQQTPMVGQFGITMNNTVKPFTDPRVRKALTLGFDRYTAGKVLYQLTGLRDPGALMRPGTEWAMPPAELEKFPGFWRDAEKSRAEARRLLAEAGYPNGFKTVLKNRNVKLPYQDLAVFVIQEWRKIGIEVDNRPIETAAWFSDLREANFELIIGPTVEFMDDPDQFLNRYTTGAPQNYGRFSDPAIDDLFSRQARTLDPAERKKLVNELQKIVLENAYYMPGLWWTRNVVHWAKVKNYVAPPSHYTNQKLQDVWLAED from the coding sequence ATGGCGCCACGAATCCGACGTCAAGGAACGCTTGTCACCTTCGTTCTCCTCCTCGTCCTGGTCGCCGCGGTGGTCGTTGCCACCCGAGCCGCGGTTCAGGCAGCGGAGACCCCGCGCCGGGGCGGCGTCCTGCTGGCCGTCCTCGGCGCCGACGCGCCGAGCCTCGACCCCCACCAGGAGAGCACCTTCGCCAACATCCAGCTGGTGGCGCCGCTCTACAGCCTCCTGCTGCAGATCGACCCCTACAACTACCCGAAGATCATCGGCGACGCGGCCTCCGAGTGGAAGATCGCGCCCGACGGGCTGACCTACACGTTCAAGATCCGTCAGGGCGTCAAGTTCCACGACGGCTCGCCGCTGACGGCCGCCGACGTCAAGGCGACCTACGACAAGATCGTCTTCCCGCCGCAGGGCGTCCGGAGCATCCGGAAGAACGCATACTCGGCGGTCGAGCGGATCGAGGCCCCCGATCCCAGCACCGCGGTGTTCAAGCTGAAGTTCCCGTCGGCCTCGCTCCTGGACAACCTGGCCTCGCCGTGGAACGTCATCTTCCCGAAGAAGTACCTGGACAAGGACCCGAACTACTTCAAGACGAACGTCGTGGGCTCCGGGCCGTTCAAGCTGAAGAACTACACGCGCGGCGCCGCGTTCGAGGGGGTGCGCAACCCCGACTACTTCGTCAAGGACCGGCCCTACCTCGACGGCTACAAGTTCTTCATCAGCCCGGAGACGTCTGTGCGCGCGGCGGCCATCCGGTCCGGGCGCGCCTACGTCGAGTTCCGCGACCTGCCCAACGCCGAGGTGGAGGCGATCAAGAAGCAGCTCGGCGACAAGGTCGTCGTCCAGCAGACGCCCATGGTCGGCCAGTTCGGGATCACGATGAACAACACGGTGAAGCCGTTCACCGACCCTCGCGTGCGCAAGGCCCTCACGCTCGGCTTCGACCGCTACACGGCCGGCAAGGTGCTCTACCAGCTCACGGGCCTCCGGGACCCCGGGGCCCTGATGCGTCCGGGCACGGAGTGGGCGATGCCGCCGGCCGAGCTCGAGAAGTTCCCGGGCTTCTGGCGAGACGCCGAGAAGAGCCGGGCCGAAGCCAGGCGGCTCCTGGCCGAGGCGGGCTACCCCAACGGCTTCAAGACCGTGCTCAAGAACCGCAACGTGAAGCTGCCCTACCAGGACCTCGCGGTGTTCGTGATCCAGGAGTGGCGGAAGATCGGGATCGAGGTCGACAACCGGCCGATCGAGACCGCCGCCTGGTTCTCCGATCTAAGAGAGGCGAACTTCGAGCTGATCATCGGCCCCACCGTCGAGTTCATGGACGACCCCGACCAGTTCCTCAATCGCTACACCACGGGGGCCCCACAGAACTACGGCCGGTTCTCCGACCCGGCGATCGACGACCTGTTCTCGCGTCAGGCGAGGACCCTCGACCCCGCCGAGCGCAAGAAGCTGGTCAACGAGCTGCAGAAGATCGTCCTCGAGAACGCGTACTACATGCCGGGCCTCTGGTGGACGCGGAACGTCGTGCACTGGGCGAAGGTGAAGAACTACGTGGCCCCGCCCAGCCACTACACGAACCAGAAGCTCCAGGACGTCTGGCTGGCGGAGGACTGA
- a CDS encoding ABC transporter permease, giving the protein MATTVLTHTAASVPLAPRLTIGQEGVKFIRTKPLGAVGALIILMMMGVAAFAEVLAPFDPYRADYGLQFARPTAEHWFGTDEFGRDVLSRIMYGARIALFVGFIASFAGCTLGLLLGVVSAYWGGRVDLLLERLMDILLAFPQLILALAIASILGPAVENVVIAISIPIIPRAARVVRATALAVKENPYVEAVQALGASRRRVVLQHIVPNVMAPYLIMLTAQLGGAILAEAALSYLGLGTAEPTPSWGLMLSGSAPSYAEKAPWIALFPGIAISLGVFGFNLFGDSLRDALDPKLRKG; this is encoded by the coding sequence ATGGCGACCACCGTCCTGACCCACACGGCGGCCTCGGTCCCCCTGGCGCCGCGGCTCACCATCGGTCAGGAGGGGGTGAAGTTCATCCGGACGAAGCCGCTCGGCGCCGTCGGAGCCCTGATCATTTTGATGATGATGGGCGTGGCCGCCTTCGCGGAAGTCCTGGCGCCGTTCGACCCGTACCGGGCCGACTACGGGCTGCAGTTCGCGCGGCCGACCGCGGAGCACTGGTTCGGCACCGACGAGTTCGGCCGCGACGTGCTGAGCCGGATCATGTACGGCGCGCGGATCGCGCTCTTCGTCGGCTTCATCGCGTCGTTCGCGGGCTGCACACTGGGCCTTCTGCTGGGTGTGGTCAGCGCGTACTGGGGCGGGAGGGTGGATCTCCTCCTCGAGCGACTGATGGACATCCTGCTGGCGTTCCCGCAGCTGATCCTCGCGCTGGCCATCGCCTCGATCCTGGGACCGGCGGTCGAGAACGTGGTGATCGCGATCTCCATTCCCATCATCCCGCGCGCGGCGCGGGTGGTGCGGGCCACCGCGCTCGCGGTGAAGGAGAACCCGTATGTTGAGGCCGTCCAGGCCCTGGGCGCCTCGCGGCGCCGCGTCGTCCTCCAGCACATCGTCCCCAACGTCATGGCCCCCTATCTGATCATGCTGACCGCGCAGCTGGGGGGCGCCATCCTGGCCGAGGCGGCCCTGAGCTACCTGGGCCTGGGCACGGCGGAGCCGACGCCCTCGTGGGGGCTGATGCTCTCCGGCTCCGCCCCGTCGTACGCCGAGAAGGCCCCGTGGATCGCCCTGTTCCCCGGCATCGCGATCAGCCTGGGGGTGTTCGGCTTCAACCTCTTCGGCGATTCCTTGCGAGACGCGCTCGACCCGAAGTTGCGGAAGGGATGA
- a CDS encoding GAF domain-containing protein, with translation MTLLQKFSLLSFLCILATTVAVCVPGVLVLGRYLVEHDAAVVGALARLLLTRSVPAEAFTQSPAPDPALFEAALAEFARSEHVARLVVYDSERRVLWSDDASLIGRRFSGNDEVAAALRGEITAHIIRPGKEEHQGTLRLLERLEEIYVPVRYQRDGPVIGVLEIYRDPPAFFAALDRGQAIVWILGGAGGLVLYLALFMIVRNASRAQARLEEELAAYARVLEARVQKRTQDLSRKTQALSTLYAISSTLGQSFEIREILQRALDELLAAGGFDGGWIHLLPGQAGDAPLVVSRDVSDDVIQRFGAGAAAVATSGQARVIDANAGADADERGGARADALRAILVVPICVGDQPSGTLNLAGRALHRFTSDDVQLFSTLARQIGAAIGNARLYAAAREREREARILYETTRHFGEQTDLDSLLTAIVEGAVTITRGSYGGVGFPDGEDIVIRRLVTRREQGPTVIRHKISQSLAGFTYVSGQPQMANDPLQDPRLNREVARALGLRSIVCSPLQIRGRVIGVLFVCNKESGPFTEQDLVLLTAFANHAALALEDARLRAKTLRREREAFILYCTSARLHAQRDLDALLTTIVEGAIEIANATAGGVAERMGDEMVMRTVVGLPLLPGETEIRLPAKGSVAGLTYDTGEPVIVNSISDDPREEAIGEMSAQRGLRNFVCVPLKSKNATLGVIKVCNKREEAPFTDDDVRLLTTFATHAAMAIDNARLFQETKTTKEYLENLIESSVDGIVTLSPGGAVTFMSQGARRMFGYREEDVLSTSARVYWVRGARDFRAFRRLLADRGRLQSYETELRTAAGGVLAVNISASLLRNPAGEVTGILAVVKDVTSLRELHEQIVRSERLASAGLLAAGVAHEVGNPLTCISSLSQVLLARSSDPAIQRGLEDIQVHVGRIEKIVQDLAHLTRPAPLRIRESSLPEIVESAVHLARHNPAARAMKIEATSDPDLPPVHVASDQLLQVFLNIILNAADAGGDLKIRTVWAGDAARVIFEDTGRGMGAEELRRLFDPFYSTKDSEKHMGLGLFVSHEIVRQHGGTLLGESRPGSGSTVTVTLPVERLPALSERSL, from the coding sequence TTGACGCTCCTTCAAAAGTTCTCGCTGCTCAGTTTTTTGTGCATTCTCGCGACGACGGTGGCCGTTTGCGTTCCCGGTGTTTTGGTTCTCGGGCGTTACCTCGTGGAGCACGACGCGGCCGTCGTCGGCGCGCTGGCCCGTCTCCTCCTCACGCGCAGCGTCCCCGCCGAAGCCTTCACGCAATCGCCGGCGCCGGATCCCGCGCTCTTCGAAGCGGCCCTGGCGGAGTTCGCCCGCTCGGAACACGTCGCACGTCTCGTCGTGTACGACTCCGAGCGCCGCGTGCTCTGGTCGGATGATGCCTCGCTGATCGGTCGCCGGTTCTCCGGGAACGACGAGGTGGCCGCCGCGTTGCGAGGCGAGATCACCGCGCACATCATCCGCCCTGGCAAGGAGGAGCACCAGGGGACGCTCCGCTTGTTGGAGCGGCTGGAGGAGATCTACGTCCCGGTGCGTTACCAGCGGGATGGACCCGTTATCGGCGTGCTGGAGATCTACCGTGACCCGCCGGCGTTCTTCGCCGCTCTGGATCGTGGGCAGGCCATCGTATGGATCCTGGGCGGAGCCGGCGGCCTCGTTCTCTATCTGGCGCTCTTCATGATCGTGCGGAACGCCTCTCGCGCCCAGGCGCGGCTGGAAGAAGAACTGGCCGCGTACGCGCGGGTGCTCGAGGCCCGGGTGCAGAAGCGAACGCAAGACCTCTCCCGGAAGACCCAGGCTCTCTCGACCCTGTACGCGATCTCCAGCACGCTCGGTCAAAGCTTCGAGATCCGGGAAATCCTGCAACGCGCCCTGGACGAGCTGCTCGCCGCCGGAGGCTTCGACGGCGGCTGGATCCACCTGCTGCCCGGCCAGGCCGGTGACGCTCCCCTCGTCGTCAGCCGGGACGTCTCTGACGATGTCATTCAGCGATTCGGCGCGGGGGCGGCTGCGGTGGCGACGTCGGGGCAGGCCCGGGTCATCGACGCCAACGCGGGGGCCGACGCCGACGAGCGCGGGGGCGCGCGGGCGGATGCGCTTCGCGCGATCTTGGTGGTGCCGATCTGCGTCGGGGACCAGCCGTCGGGAACCCTTAACCTGGCCGGTCGTGCTCTCCATCGCTTCACGTCCGATGACGTCCAGCTCTTCTCCACCCTGGCCCGCCAGATCGGCGCCGCGATCGGGAACGCCCGACTGTACGCGGCGGCCCGTGAGCGGGAGCGCGAAGCGCGAATCCTTTACGAAACCACCCGGCACTTCGGCGAGCAGACCGACCTCGACTCGCTGCTCACCGCCATCGTCGAGGGCGCCGTCACCATCACGCGGGGGTCGTACGGCGGCGTCGGATTTCCGGACGGCGAGGACATCGTCATCCGACGGCTCGTGACCCGCCGCGAGCAGGGCCCCACCGTGATCCGACATAAGATTTCTCAGAGTCTGGCCGGCTTCACCTATGTGTCGGGACAACCTCAGATGGCGAACGACCCCCTCCAGGACCCGCGCCTCAATCGCGAGGTGGCGCGGGCGCTCGGCCTGCGCAGCATTGTCTGCAGCCCGCTGCAGATCCGGGGGCGGGTCATCGGGGTCCTCTTCGTCTGCAACAAGGAGTCGGGGCCTTTTACCGAGCAGGACCTGGTCCTCCTGACCGCGTTCGCGAATCACGCCGCCCTGGCCCTGGAGGACGCGCGGCTGCGGGCGAAAACGCTCCGGCGCGAGCGGGAGGCGTTCATCCTCTACTGCACCAGCGCGCGGCTGCACGCCCAGAGGGACCTGGACGCCCTGCTCACCACGATCGTGGAGGGGGCCATCGAGATCGCCAACGCCACCGCCGGCGGCGTCGCCGAGCGCATGGGAGACGAGATGGTCATGCGGACCGTCGTGGGCCTGCCCCTTCTTCCCGGCGAGACGGAGATCCGGCTGCCCGCGAAGGGCAGCGTGGCCGGCCTGACCTACGACACGGGGGAGCCGGTCATCGTCAACTCCATCAGCGACGACCCGCGCGAGGAGGCCATAGGAGAGATGTCCGCGCAGCGTGGGCTGCGTAATTTCGTCTGCGTCCCCCTCAAGAGCAAGAACGCCACCCTCGGCGTGATCAAGGTGTGCAACAAACGCGAGGAGGCCCCCTTCACGGACGACGACGTGCGGCTGCTCACCACCTTCGCCACCCACGCCGCCATGGCCATCGACAACGCCCGGCTGTTTCAGGAGACGAAGACCACCAAGGAGTATCTGGAGAACCTGATCGAGAGCTCGGTGGACGGCATTGTCACGCTGAGCCCCGGGGGGGCCGTCACCTTCATGAGCCAGGGCGCCCGGCGGATGTTCGGCTACCGGGAGGAGGACGTCCTGAGCACCTCCGCCCGCGTGTACTGGGTCAGGGGCGCCCGCGACTTCCGCGCGTTCCGCCGGCTCCTGGCCGACCGGGGTCGCCTGCAGAGCTACGAGACGGAGCTGCGCACCGCGGCGGGCGGGGTGCTGGCGGTGAACATCTCGGCGTCGCTGCTGCGGAACCCGGCCGGCGAGGTGACCGGGATTCTCGCCGTCGTCAAGGACGTCACGTCCCTGCGGGAGCTCCATGAGCAGATCGTTCGCTCGGAGCGCCTGGCCTCCGCCGGTCTGCTGGCCGCCGGCGTGGCCCACGAGGTGGGAAACCCTCTGACCTGCATCTCCTCCCTCAGCCAGGTTCTGCTCGCGCGCTCCTCCGATCCGGCCATCCAGCGGGGGCTCGAAGACATCCAGGTTCACGTCGGGCGCATCGAAAAAATCGTCCAGGACCTGGCCCACCTGACGCGGCCCGCGCCCCTCAGGATCCGGGAGAGTTCGCTCCCGGAGATCGTCGAGAGCGCGGTGCACCTGGCGCGCCACAACCCTGCCGCTCGCGCCATGAAGATCGAGGCCACTTCCGATCCCGATCTGCCACCCGTCCACGTGGCATCGGATCAACTCCTTCAGGTCTTCCTGAACATCATCCTGAATGCCGCCGACGCCGGCGGTGACCTCAAGATTCGTACCGTCTGGGCCGGCGACGCCGCCCGGGTCATCTTCGAGGACACCGGTCGCGGCATGGGCGCCGAGGAGCTCCGCCGGCTCTTCGATCCCTTCTACTCGACCAAGGACTCGGAAAAGCACATGGGTCTGGGGCTGTTCGTCAGTCACGAGATCGTTCGTCAGCACGGGGGAACCCTCCTGGGGGAGAGCCGACCCGGATCTGGCTCCACGGTGACCGTCACGCTCCCGGTGGAGCGCCTACCGGCGCTGTCGGAGAGATCCCTATGA
- a CDS encoding ABC transporter permease, translating to MRTYVAKRLLLVVPTLLGAASLVFLIMRVIPGDVALLVLGGDQAGHIDSKQLAAVRQQLGLDQPLLVQFGTWLWGVLRLDFGTSLWTGQPVVEELLIRLPLSLQLALMATMISVLIAIPFGMLAAVRQDTWVDYLIRVISLGGLAIPSFWVGILCILFLVIYFGWGPPLEYTPPWVDPWANFSQMVWPVVTVGYRYAAVTTRMTRSTVLEVLREDYIRTAWAKGLRERAVVIRHALKNAMLPVITLIGTEFAFLIGGLVVTETVFTLNGVGRFVVDAVAHRDYPVVQALVFLIAFGFVIVNLLVDLTYAWFDPRIRYR from the coding sequence ATGCGAACGTACGTCGCCAAGCGACTCCTCTTGGTCGTTCCCACGCTGCTCGGGGCCGCCTCCCTGGTGTTCCTGATCATGCGGGTCATCCCCGGGGACGTGGCGCTCCTGGTCCTGGGCGGCGACCAGGCGGGCCACATCGATTCGAAGCAGCTCGCGGCCGTGCGCCAGCAGCTCGGGCTGGACCAGCCACTGCTGGTGCAGTTCGGCACGTGGCTCTGGGGGGTGCTTCGCCTCGATTTCGGCACCTCGCTGTGGACGGGGCAGCCGGTGGTCGAGGAGCTGCTCATTCGTCTGCCGCTGAGTCTCCAGCTCGCGCTCATGGCGACGATGATCTCCGTGCTCATCGCGATCCCCTTCGGCATGCTCGCCGCCGTCCGCCAGGACACCTGGGTCGATTACCTCATCCGCGTGATCAGCCTCGGGGGGCTGGCCATCCCGTCGTTCTGGGTGGGGATCCTGTGCATCCTGTTCCTCGTCATCTACTTCGGCTGGGGGCCGCCGCTGGAGTACACCCCGCCCTGGGTCGATCCCTGGGCGAACTTCTCGCAGATGGTCTGGCCGGTCGTCACCGTCGGCTATCGGTACGCCGCCGTCACCACCCGCATGACGCGGTCCACGGTGCTCGAGGTGCTGCGGGAGGACTACATCCGCACCGCCTGGGCCAAGGGGCTGCGGGAGCGGGCCGTCGTCATCCGCCACGCGCTGAAGAACGCGATGCTCCCGGTGATCACGCTGATCGGGACGGAGTTCGCCTTCCTCATCGGCGGCCTCGTCGTCACCGAGACGGTGTTCACGCTGAACGGCGTGGGGCGGTTCGTGGTGGACGCCGTCGCCCACCGCGATTACCCCGTCGTGCAGGCCCTGGTGTTCCTCATCGCGTTCGGCTTCGTGATCGTGAACCTCCTCGTCGACCTGACCTACGCGTGGTTCGATCCACGGATCCGGTACCGGTAG